Proteins found in one Phycisphaerae bacterium genomic segment:
- a CDS encoding TRAP transporter large permease, whose protein sequence is MSDPVLGLCAIGIMVVAMLVSRMPAAFVMAIIGFVGIAVVRSPEAAMGILRTEVWTSFSKSEFTVIPMFILVGEFIFYAGYNDRLFHATYTWAGHRRGGLAIATMLACAGFSAICGSNTATAATMSAVAIPSMKRYNYHAVLRSGAVAAGSTLGVMIPPSIVLVVYGLYTGQSIGKLFVGTLIPGGLLTVFLSLTVVVICRRHPDWGPEGPNATWGERLRCIPDVLDILVLFLVIMSALLSGFVTATEAAAVGCTLGLLFCLLRRRLSWHAFTMAVYDTLRISCLVFMILVGATLFGRFMNVTGLPDAVAQWIGGLAWPSWAVLLTMLLCYLVGGCFMDALAFLLISLPIFSPLVAKMGYDPVWFGEVICLVTTLGAITPPVGISCFVVAGMSKEVPMEQVFKGALYYLPAYIITFLLMLLSPYWTVLAWSNLSR, encoded by the coding sequence ATGAGCGACCCGGTCCTCGGGCTCTGTGCCATTGGCATCATGGTCGTGGCCATGCTTGTGTCGCGCATGCCGGCCGCGTTCGTCATGGCCATCATCGGCTTTGTGGGGATCGCCGTGGTTCGGTCCCCTGAAGCGGCCATGGGTATCCTCCGCACCGAAGTTTGGACTTCCTTCTCCAAGTCGGAGTTCACGGTCATTCCGATGTTCATCCTGGTCGGGGAGTTCATCTTCTATGCCGGCTACAACGACCGGCTGTTCCACGCCACCTATACCTGGGCGGGCCATCGGCGTGGGGGGCTGGCCATCGCGACCATGCTGGCCTGTGCCGGTTTCTCCGCGATCTGCGGCTCCAACACCGCCACCGCCGCCACGATGAGCGCCGTGGCGATTCCGTCGATGAAGCGGTACAACTACCATGCGGTCCTCCGCAGCGGGGCGGTCGCGGCCGGGTCGACCCTGGGCGTCATGATCCCGCCGAGCATCGTGCTGGTGGTCTATGGGCTCTACACCGGCCAGTCGATCGGCAAGCTTTTTGTCGGCACGTTGATCCCCGGCGGTCTGCTCACGGTGTTCCTGTCGCTGACCGTCGTGGTGATCTGCCGTCGTCATCCCGACTGGGGTCCCGAAGGTCCCAACGCCACCTGGGGCGAGCGGCTGCGGTGTATTCCCGACGTGCTCGATATTCTGGTCCTGTTCCTGGTCATCATGTCTGCTCTGCTGTCGGGGTTCGTGACTGCGACCGAAGCGGCAGCGGTCGGCTGCACGCTGGGTCTGCTGTTCTGCCTGTTGCGCCGCCGTTTGAGCTGGCACGCTTTCACCATGGCGGTCTATGACACGCTGCGCATCTCCTGTCTGGTGTTCATGATTCTGGTTGGGGCGACGCTGTTCGGGCGATTCATGAACGTCACCGGCCTTCCCGACGCCGTCGCCCAGTGGATCGGCGGCCTGGCGTGGCCGTCCTGGGCGGTTCTGCTGACGATGCTCTTGTGCTACCTGGTCGGCGGCTGCTTCATGGATGCCCTGGCGTTCCTGCTGATTTCGTTGCCGATCTTCTCGCCGCTGGTGGCCAAGATGGGCTACGATCCGGTCTGGTTTGGCGAGGTCATCTGCCTGGTGACGACTCTGGGCGCGATCACCCCGCCGGTCGGCATTTCCTGCTTCGTCGTGGCGGGCATGTCCAAAGAGGTGCCCATGGAGCAGGTGTTCAAAGGGGCGCTTTACTACCTTCCAGCGTACATCATTACCTTCCTCCTGATGCTGCTTTCCCCGTACTGGACTGTCCTGGCTTGGTCCAACCTGTCGCGATGA
- a CDS encoding TRAP transporter small permease — translation MAWLDKLTVVVNRVLIVLGGVAVLLLMGVATTNVVMRLFGGNLEGAYELVGFAGAVAVACALGATQRRKDHIVVDIISRSYPPVVAKLVDCLQYLVTLVFFAIIAYQVFRHAMALRENGEVSETLKIIYYPFVVCVAAGCAAMVLNLAVDLSNLLGWSRPRVAS, via the coding sequence GTGGCGTGGCTTGACAAGTTGACTGTGGTCGTCAACCGCGTGCTGATTGTGTTGGGTGGGGTTGCCGTGCTCCTGCTGATGGGCGTGGCCACGACCAACGTGGTCATGCGCCTGTTTGGCGGGAACCTCGAAGGGGCCTACGAACTCGTTGGTTTTGCCGGGGCGGTGGCTGTCGCCTGTGCTCTGGGGGCCACCCAGCGACGGAAAGACCACATCGTGGTGGATATCATCAGCCGCTCCTATCCTCCGGTGGTGGCGAAGCTGGTCGACTGTCTCCAGTACCTGGTCACGCTCGTTTTCTTCGCCATCATCGCCTACCAGGTATTTCGGCACGCGATGGCTTTGCGTGAGAACGGCGAGGTTTCGGAGACACTCAAGATCATCTACTATCCCTTTGTGGTCTGCGTGGCGGCAGGTTGTGCGGCCATGGTTCTCAATCTCGCGGTTGATCTGAGCAATCTTCTCGGGTGGTCCCGGCCCCGGGTGGCCTCATGA